GAAAAATAGTAATAAATCAGAGTTTCAACCTGAAGAAGATATAGAACAGGAACAGGATCAAGAACAAATACCTAATACAAATAATCCTTCTGGTTCTGGTGTTAGAACTAAGAAGAAAAAGGCTGCCAAGAAAAATAAGCGTAAATATCTTGATACTTATGGTATTAATTTAACAGAAAATGCCATTAATGGTAAAGTAGATAGAATTATTGGTAGAAATAGAGAAATAGATAGAGTTATACAGATATTGAACCGTCGTTCTAAAAATAATCCTATTCTCATTGGAGAACCAGGGGTAGGTAAAACGGCAATTGCTGAGGGGCTTGCAGTAAGGATAGTGGAAAATCAAATACCTGCAAAACTAATTGGTACCGAAATCTACTTGTTGGATTTGACCGCTGTTGTTGCTGGTACACAATTTAGAGGACAGTTTGAATCTAGAATGAAAGCTATAATCAACGAAGCAAAAGAGTGTGGTAACGTAATACTTGTTATAGATGAAGTCCATAACATTGTTGGAGCTGGTGAAGCAGAAGGCGGTTCAATGAATGCTGCTAATATTTTAAAACCTGCTTTAGCTAGAGGTGAAATACAAGTAATAGGTGCTACAACCCTTGATGAATACAGAAAACACATAGAAAAGGATACAGCATTAGAAAGAAGATTCCAGCCTGTTAAGGTTGATGAACCTAGTGCTGAAGATAGTATAGAGATACTAAAAGGGATTAAGAATTATTACGAGGATTTTCATAAGGTTAAGATATCAGATGAGATTATAGAATATGCAGTAAACCTTTCAGAAAGATATATCAACGATAGATTTCTACCTGATAAGGCAATTGATGTCATTGATGAAGCTGGTTCTCGTGCTAATTTATTAAATCTAGGATTAGTTGAATTAGAAGCATTAAGAAGAGAATTAAGCAAAGTCATTGATGAGAAAGAAGAAGCGGCAGCAAATGATGATTATGAAAAAGCTGCTAGGTGTAAAGTAAGTGAGTTTGAATTGCTTTCTAAGATTGAAAAGATAGAGAAACAATGTAATAACGTAGCTATTAATAAGGAAGATATCGCATATGTTATTGAAGCATGGACTAAGATTCCTGTTCAAAACATATCTGAATCAGAAGCTAAGAAACTTCTTAACTTAGAAGATAGATTGCATGAGAGAGTTATAGGACAAGAGAATGCAGTTGTTAGGTTATCTAAATCAATTAGAAGAAATCGTTCTGGATTCAGAAAGAGGAAAAAACCTTCATCATTTATTTTTGTAGGTCCTACTGGTGTAGGTAAGACTGAATTGACTAAGGCTTTGGCTCATGAATTATATGGTACAGAAGATGCTATGATCAGATTTGATATGTCAGAGTTCATGGAGAAACATACTGTATCCAAATTGATTGGAGCACCTCCAGGATACGTAGGATTTGATCAAGCTGGTCAGCTTACTGAAAAAGTAAGACGTAAACCATATTCAGTTATATTGTTAGATGAAATTGAGAAGGCTCATGCTGATGTTTTTAATATTCTACTTCAGATATTAGAAGATGGAAGACTGACTGATAATACTGGACGTGTGGTAAGTTTTGAAGATACTGTAGTTATTATGACATCTAATGCAGGTACAGCTCAGAAAACTAATGGTATTGGTTTTGGTAAAAATGATTTTGACAGTCTTGAACGTAAATGCAAAGAAGCTTTAGAACAGGTATTTAGACCTGAATTTCTTAATAGAGTAGATGAGACGGTAGTATTTACTGAGTTGAATAAGGATGAACTTAGAGATATTATTGATTTGATGTTGAATGAAGTAATTACAGAAGCAAAACTTAAGAATATTACTATTAAGATTGCTGAGGACATCAAAGAATTCATCTTGGAAAAAGGTTATGATGCAAAATATGGTGCTAGACCATTAAGAAGAACGATACAAAGATATATTGAAGATGAGATTGCCGAAAGTTACATTAAGGGTAATATAAAAGATGGTTGTACGGCAATTCTTAATTTGAAAGATGATAAGATTGTGATTAAAGTAAAGGATAAAGATATAGATACAATTGAACATGAATAATATTTGTAGGCTGCCTAATGGGTGGCCTATAATATTGTTTAAAATATTTTGTATACACATATTGACATTTGTAAAAAAAAATGATAATCTTATAATACATTTAAATCCTAGTATTCTACTAGGAATTGAATTGAGGTGTTAGTATGAAATTATCGACGAGAGGTAGATATGGTTTGAGAGCTATGGTAGATCTAGTTGTGAATAGCAAGGAAACCAATATCTCGTTAAAAAGCATATCCCAGCGGCAAGGTATTTCCATGAACTATCTTGAACAAATTATTTCTGTTCTTAAGAAATCAGGGTATGTTAAAAGTGTAAGAGGTGCAAAAGGTGGATATTCATTGGCAAAATCGCCCAAGGATATTTCTGTTGGAGATATTTTAAGAGCACTAGAAGGTGACCTTAATCCGGTGGATTGTGCTTTGGTTAATGAAGATAAACAATGTGATGAAGCTGATTGCTGTATTACAAAGGTTGTTTGGAAAAAAATTAGTGATAGTATTAATGACGTCGTTAATAATATATCATTGCAAGATTTGGTAGAAGGTCATAATGATTTATAGTAAAATCTAGAAGAATATGATTAATAAAATATACAGTAAAAGAGGAGATAAAGATGGATAGAAGAGTATATTTTGATAATGCTGCTACAACTAGTGTTCATCCAGAAGTGTTGGAAGCAATGTTACCATATTTTACACAAAATTTTGGTAATCCTTCAAGTATATATGAAATAGGACAAATTAATAAAAATGCTATAGATGATGCAAGAGAGCAAGTTGCGAAATTAATAGGTGCCAAGCCAGTAGAAATATTTTTTACTAGTGGAGCGACAGAAGCTGATAACTGGGCTATAAAAGGTATAGCAGAGAGTTATAAGAATAAAGGAAATCATATTATAACTTCAACTGTTGAACATCACGCTGTTTTACACACATGTGAATATCTTGAGAAAAATGGATTTGAAGTTACTTATTTACCTGTTGATGAAAATGGATTGATAAGTATAGACGATCTTAAGAATGCAATAAAAGATACAACAATCCTAATAACAATTATGTTTGCTAATAATGAGATAGGAACTATTCAGCCAATAAAAGAGATTGGTGAAGTAGCTAGAGAAAATAAAATTATTTTCCATACTGATGCTGTACAAGCTATCGGACAGGTTCCAGTAGATGTAGAAGATATGAATATTGATATGTTATCATTGACTGGTCATAAGCTCAATGGACCAAAAGGTACAGGTGCCTTGTATGTTAAGAAAGGGATTAAGCTTAAGGCTTTCATTCACGGTGGAGCTCAAGAGAGAAGACGTCGTGGTGGAACAGAGAATGTTCCAGGTATTGTTGGATTAGGTAAAGCATCAGAGATTGCTGAATCCAACATGGAAGAAAAGACTAAGAAATTAAATAAATTAAGAGATAAATTGATAAAAGGCATTAAGGAAGAAATACCATATTGCAAGTTGAATGGTGACCCAGTAAAAAGATTACCTAACAATGTTAATTATAGTTTTGAATTCATTGAAGGAGAATCCTTACTTATTATGTTAGACATGAAAGGTATAAGTGCATCTAGCGGTTCTGCCTGTACATCAGGTTCACTTGATCCATCTCATGTATTATTAGGTATTGGTCTTCCTCATGAAATAGCACATGGTTCATTAAGATTAACTTTAGGAATTGATAATACAGAAGAAGATGTAGATTATATTATTGAAGTATTACCAGGAATAGTTAAGAGATTAAGAGATATGTCACCTTTATATGAGGATTTTGTAAAAAACAATAAATAGAGTAAATAATTAGGTACTTATTAATAAATAAAAAAAATTGAGGTGTTAGTTATGTATACTAAAAAAGTAATGGATCATTTTGTTAATCCTAGAAATATGGGAGAACTTGAAAATGCAGACGGTGTTGGTACTG
The window above is part of the Vallitalea guaymasensis genome. Proteins encoded here:
- a CDS encoding ATP-dependent Clp protease ATP-binding subunit, producing MKCSICHKNTAVVFVSKIVDGKQERLGMCLPCAQKSGIAPLDQLMGQSGMSPEEFENVNQQMMTMFENVDMDELTSSMSDPDGAEGGNSFMNLLNSAFSGLKNSNKSEFQPEEDIEQEQDQEQIPNTNNPSGSGVRTKKKKAAKKNKRKYLDTYGINLTENAINGKVDRIIGRNREIDRVIQILNRRSKNNPILIGEPGVGKTAIAEGLAVRIVENQIPAKLIGTEIYLLDLTAVVAGTQFRGQFESRMKAIINEAKECGNVILVIDEVHNIVGAGEAEGGSMNAANILKPALARGEIQVIGATTLDEYRKHIEKDTALERRFQPVKVDEPSAEDSIEILKGIKNYYEDFHKVKISDEIIEYAVNLSERYINDRFLPDKAIDVIDEAGSRANLLNLGLVELEALRRELSKVIDEKEEAAANDDYEKAARCKVSEFELLSKIEKIEKQCNNVAINKEDIAYVIEAWTKIPVQNISESEAKKLLNLEDRLHERVIGQENAVVRLSKSIRRNRSGFRKRKKPSSFIFVGPTGVGKTELTKALAHELYGTEDAMIRFDMSEFMEKHTVSKLIGAPPGYVGFDQAGQLTEKVRRKPYSVILLDEIEKAHADVFNILLQILEDGRLTDNTGRVVSFEDTVVIMTSNAGTAQKTNGIGFGKNDFDSLERKCKEALEQVFRPEFLNRVDETVVFTELNKDELRDIIDLMLNEVITEAKLKNITIKIAEDIKEFILEKGYDAKYGARPLRRTIQRYIEDEIAESYIKGNIKDGCTAILNLKDDKIVIKVKDKDIDTIEHE
- a CDS encoding RrF2 family transcriptional regulator, whose protein sequence is MKLSTRGRYGLRAMVDLVVNSKETNISLKSISQRQGISMNYLEQIISVLKKSGYVKSVRGAKGGYSLAKSPKDISVGDILRALEGDLNPVDCALVNEDKQCDEADCCITKVVWKKISDSINDVVNNISLQDLVEGHNDL
- the nifS gene encoding cysteine desulfurase NifS, producing MDRRVYFDNAATTSVHPEVLEAMLPYFTQNFGNPSSIYEIGQINKNAIDDAREQVAKLIGAKPVEIFFTSGATEADNWAIKGIAESYKNKGNHIITSTVEHHAVLHTCEYLEKNGFEVTYLPVDENGLISIDDLKNAIKDTTILITIMFANNEIGTIQPIKEIGEVARENKIIFHTDAVQAIGQVPVDVEDMNIDMLSLTGHKLNGPKGTGALYVKKGIKLKAFIHGGAQERRRRGGTENVPGIVGLGKASEIAESNMEEKTKKLNKLRDKLIKGIKEEIPYCKLNGDPVKRLPNNVNYSFEFIEGESLLIMLDMKGISASSGSACTSGSLDPSHVLLGIGLPHEIAHGSLRLTLGIDNTEEDVDYIIEVLPGIVKRLRDMSPLYEDFVKNNK